AAGGCACTCACTCACATGATGTTAATTTAATTGATTAAGAACCATTAAACTGAAACATCACTGTTCTCTGCAGCTTGGAGGAGTCAACAGGGTTGGCTATTAGGTTTATCATAGGCAAGACCAAAGATGAAAAGAAAATGGCTGAGCTTAGAAGGGAGATTGCAGAGTATGATGACTTTATACTGCTTGATATCGAGGAGGAGTACAGTAAGCTCCCATACAAAACGTTAGTTAAGAGAGTTAACACTTTCTCTGCATTTGAATCTTGTTTTGCTCGGTAACGGGAAAGGATTGgtcttttatatgtttttttttaattgttgttgCATAGTTTGGCTTTCTTCAAAGCTGCGTATGCTCTGTATGATTCGGAGTTCTATGTCAAAGCTGATGATGATAtctatttgaggccaggtaatTGATTAGattctatttgatttttttcgcATGTCTTTAGGATGGTTCTGAATTTTCTAAGGAGGTGTTGTTTTCTTCACAGATCGTTTGTCATTGCTGTTGGCTAAAGAGAGGAGTCACTCGCAGACATACCTTGGATGCTTGAAAAAAGGTCCTGTTTTCACAGATCCAAAACTTAAATGGTAAGGACAGGAGTGGAGAACTAACCGAACATGTGAATTCATGCTTGTCTTTTGAGAAGTCTTGTTTATGATCGGATTTGGAACACATGGTCACATCTCTTGTGATTCAGTATACCTgaaaattggtttgatttttgCAGGTATGAGCCTTTGGCAGATTTGCTGGGGAAGGAGTACTTTCTTCATGCTTATGGCCCCATTTACGCTCTTTCTGCTGATGTTGTCACCAGTTTGGTTGCCCTCAAGAATAACAGGCAAGACTATGTCTCCTCTATTTTATTCAGTTTTGAGGTCACCCTGAGTTATGTACTTGGATTAGGACTTTGGCTTCAGAGTCTTTTGCTTGTTAAGCTTTGTTGTTTAATAAAGAGAGCTGTTTTCAAACTTCAGTTTTAGGATGTTTAGCAACGAGGACGTGACAATAGGTGCGTGGATGCTGGCAATGAACGTCAACCACGAGAACCACAAGACCCTTTGTGAACGAGAATGCTCACCCTACTCCATTGCTGTTTGGGATATACCAAAATGCTCAGGTTCGATACTCGCATTTTGGAAACGCATCCAGGTTTTGCGTAAGCCTTTCGACAAGAACTGATCACAGCTTGGGTTTGAATATGTTTACTGGTGCAGGGCTTTGTAACCCAGAGAAAAGGATGTTGGAACTTCACAAGATAGAGAGCTGCTCAAAGAGCCCGACTTTGCCATCGGAAGATGAGTGATCTTTTACCtcttatatagttatatatatctcTCTCCTTTGATGGTCGAAGATCCGAGGCGACACTTCCTCCATTGAAGTTGCAGCTTCGCACAGATTATACAAGACTTTCCTCCTTCTTTTTTTCACTTACTCTGCTATGTACTTTAGGTGGCAATGCCAGAAAAGCGAGGAGAGTTGATCCTTCGCTTAAACGACATTAGGGTTTATAAAACTAGGGCTGGTAAATTTTGGATTATTCCTTGTTGTACAAGTATGAGGTTGAACTAACTGCAATTTCGAACTCGCATTATCGATGAGGAAAGGGGAAAAACCGATACAGTGTTAATCGATTAAGCTTTTGTTTTTACTATAGtagaaaactaatttatattttatgtaaatattaataagaaatgaaataaaaaacagtcgataaccttttttttttttaacactgattaTATTATCAAAAGAAGATTACAAAGGTGTGATACAGATTTGAAATACATTGGCCGGCAGGTTCAACAAACCTCCGGAGACTGAAGCTCCAACTATGGAGAGACTAAAACACAATAACATAATGGCTAAAGAAACAGAACATAAAACAATCTAAGCTAGAAGAAGTGGGTAACAACATAAAATAAACATTCACCCAAAAGAGATCAACAAGCATGATGACTTGAACAGAGCTTCTCTGAACAAGGCAAAGCAAGGAAGCCATCCATGGCTACAACCTCCGGTCTGTGAATCCTCCTATGGTGAATAGCACATGCAGATAAAAAACCAAAGCTTCAAGTACCAGGAAACAGAACACATCATGTTCAAAAGTCTTCAACTGGAAGTCGATGTAGGAGTTGAATCGACAAGCCAGAGAAGCTAGATAGAAAATAAGATCTCGATCAAATCTTTAAAGGAAGGGATAAAGAGCGAAACAACTCATAACCAGGAACAACCTCATTCGAGAGACCGAGAGGGCCGAAGATCAAGACCATGTATGAGCCAGAGAAAGCTCAAAATCAACATGAAATCAATCAAACCACACACAAGTTCCAAGATAGTGTAGAAGCCTGAAAACCGGAttgacataaacgataaaatacTAAACAATGTTAAAGAACATACGATTCAAATGAGACATGGAATCGAGATATAATCTATTTCCTTAACTCTATATATTCGCTTTGTATTGAGACGAGACTGTACGAATATCGAGTCCCAacatacaaccatggcagacgatcACGCTTCACTCGTGAACGCCCTATTGAACTAATATTTCTACAAAACACCCTCGGACTTACGTTTGGAAATTTGctgatttttttgtgtgtaagaACTTGAGAAATGAGGAAGACATTCGCTCTATTTATAAAGGGAAACGAGAGCTCTGTTGGTTCTGCAATCGAAGGCACGTGCGCACGATGCGTTAGACTCGGGAAGTTGCTCGATGTGCGGAGAGAGGGAGAGATCGTTGGGAAAAAAATCCAGATAAAATTTTGttcgaattttttaaaatatattcgttttttcaaattaaaacaaaaaacaacacaaaaaacttggtttggcccaataaattgttaaactgaacttggtccaaaaaaaaGCTTATTGAACCGGAAGCCAAGACCCATGCCCAAGCCCGAGCAGCCCGGACGGTGCCGGCGCCTGTGGTGAGCCTTCTCCTCTCTCAAGCTGTTTAACACATGATATCATGGGATCATATATAAACAGCTATCTTCCTCTTGTTTTCACCGATGTGGGAAAAGTACCTTTGcatcattattaatgttttttgggCTGTTAAAAACACAGACCCAAGTCATTTGTTTTTCACAATTTTCATTAAAGTCTGATGGCTATAAGGCTATTAATGGATCCAACGGATAGAACCAAATCTGAAAAGAACGAGGATATAATCCACTTCGACTAGAAAGATCGACAAAATAGATCAACCGATAATTCTCATtctctttagaaaaaaaatcatatctgAGATCTGAAAACAATCCGTTGAGAGAAGCGAGAATAACCTAGTAAATCTACCCGGAGAACACAACATAAAGCAAAAGGAGGAGCAAAAAATGGCTCCGGCTCTATGGAAGCAACCAGAGCCGGCAAACAATAGATAACTAACATAAACTTATTTTAGggtctgcaaaaaaaaaaataagtaaaatataagaagAAGCTGAAAATAGGGTCTTTTACGCAACATCAAAAAGTTGGAGTCTTACCATCTTCATGTAACATGTTCAAAAGCTGTCAAAAGCCATGCTAacaccaaaataaaacaaaaaatgataatgAATCCATCCATCCTTCTTCACCAATTCGTtaatttttccttttcctttttaacTTTGCATATTTCATTTTCTGTTGTCAGCATTTCCTATTCTTCTTAAATCATGTATGCAttaagaagaaagaacataacTAGATCTgcattaacaaaaagaaaatggcGGAGCCAGAAAAATTATCTCACGTAGtcatatatattagaaaattgAAACTGAaggtgaaaaagaaaaaaaataaaaagttgaggacttaaacaaaaaaaaacaaaatgggtcaaaatgtaaaatttagtggGGTCAAttcataaaacttaaataaatacaaaGCAGTTTTATAATTTGGTGGGGTCTGCTGACCTCACTATGTTGTGAATAGCTCAACCTCTAACCATTAACTAGTCATTTtgcttttaagaaaatcaatttttggaatatttttttaagaaattaggaATATCATAAAATcactaaaacattttttattctgAAATagcatataatttaaaaataaaatataattaatcaaaactttttatatttaaacatGGTTGTGATTATAGTTTAGAAGGTGGATTAGAATAATCGTTTAAAAACtagattaatttaattattttatatttaattaatgttgttttgaaggtttttatgtattatttttattataaaaattttatgttatcaaaatttttgatttttaaaggttatttttaaaagatgtaaCTGATTTTAAGAAAAGGTGTGAGAACATTTTCTggcaaaagaaaaacattacaaTCATTCAATACGTACATGTACTTACCTTCTGCCACGCCTTCTTATCAATGTCAACCAGAGACAGTGATGATTAATCTGGCGTCATAGCAGGATTCCAACGTTTAGTTGACAAAGACATCCATCAAATTGCTTAAAGGTGTTTTGAACATGCCAAATTAGTTAGAACAAACACCATTAGATTTGTTTGATGCAATGTATGATTACAAACCAAAAGTGCTTATGCCATCCATCTTTGTTTGAATTTCGTCTCTAAGAATTAACATCAAAATAAAAGTTTACAGAATACACAGTATTCTTTATCAGTAATCTCGAATTAAGTAATCAATCTATGTTATCATAcgaatcattatatatatatatatatatatgtgtgtgtgagTTCATGTAAAAGTAAAACGTTAGTGCAAAAGTAAGAATACTTTATATCATTTCGTGTAAAATGTCTACCTAGATCGGTATGTATTCTGTTAGAAAATTATACAGTTCGACTCGGATGGAATATTATATTGGCCAATCAAATGCGTGCTTAATTAAGTGCGTACGTACCTATTCTTACTAACAAATCTGGACATATTAATTACAACCACCAACATATAATCTGATAATCAGAAGTAGGTCCATGCATGTACCTACCAAACAAGTTAATATTCATCGTCTATTGTTTACCAATAGTGTTTTGGCATTTATCTTTACGCATCTCACAGCGCAAGTATAAACACTATAGGATTCTGTTTCTAGGAAACACACGCCAGGCATGTATTTTTACGTATTGTATTATGATTACTTACTCATACttacaaacaatataataaaaaaaatatatttatattatataaattcttaAATAGTGGCACATGTAAATAAAAGTaacattatttaatttgttatcTTTCAAGTTGTCCAAACGATCTGGCctgtgaataaataattattcacTTATACTACATGTTAACATTTACAGTCTATACATGCATGCAGAGCAACAAAGAAGTGTGATAAAAATGTGTGGTCAGTTAAACATCACAAAAGTTTGATATCaaacgaagaaaaaaaataaacatatggtaaatcaagttttattttatatttgtttatatataaaatgcaTGGTATTATATTGGATGTGTCCTTGCGAACTGGggtgattaattaattaaattaatgacAATGGTTAATGTCTTAATGATACTGTTAATTAAGAATTACGATTGCATGCTTCTAGGAGCGTGCACGTCACGTACCGCGAGTTAGCTTCTAGATATTGTAAGAAAAACGAGACAGTATAAAGACAAGACAGCAGAttactttataaattttagttactTCCAAATATTTATTGATAAGACATTCCTACGAGATTGACAAACACAAGAtacatgtaaaataaaaaaaatgaaactgcttatttttaagaatactgtaatttaaatttattatgtatAAGCCATAGTAGTAGAGTGTTGAGCGCAA
This is a stretch of genomic DNA from Brassica napus cultivar Da-Ae unplaced genomic scaffold, Da-Ae ScsIHWf_142;HRSCAF=254, whole genome shotgun sequence. It encodes these proteins:
- the LOC106423450 gene encoding probable beta-1,3-galactosyltransferase 13; its protein translation is MPSSPRLKLFHARTSPSTRRSTSLIVLTSLAIGLFGFIFGLSAIVFPSRTCLTNSPPKTVKVVWDVAGNSNGNGLSGGVKRHKVMGFVGIQTGFGSAGRRRALRSTWMPSDPEGLRRLEESTGLAIRFIIGKTKDEKKMAELRREIAEYDDFILLDIEEEYSKLPYKTLAFFKAAYALYDSEFYVKADDDIYLRPDRLSLLLAKERSHSQTYLGCLKKGPVFTDPKLKWYEPLADLLGKEYFLHAYGPIYALSADVVTSLVALKNNSFRMFSNEDVTIGAWMLAMNVNHENHKTLCERECSPYSIAVWDIPKCSGLCNPEKRMLELHKIESCSKSPTLPSEDE